A region of Thermococcus piezophilus DNA encodes the following proteins:
- a CDS encoding glycosyltransferase, with amino-acid sequence MEILKIAFVYDVIYPGVKGGVEKRIYELVIRLARSHEVHVYGYKHWKGPKDMERNGVYYHGLGNREKIYVFGKRNPLPMLRLAALLRRRIDELRRYDVVDVQNLFYPGAFALRDLSNAIITWHEFWGDYWLRYWGPAGMVGKAVERTLFSFDRHIAVSWKTKLDLLEASLRKPITVVPNGIDVELIRSIPPAELESDVIFVGRLIP; translated from the coding sequence ATGGAGATCCTAAAGATAGCCTTCGTCTACGACGTTATCTATCCCGGGGTGAAGGGCGGCGTTGAGAAGAGGATTTACGAGTTGGTCATCAGGTTGGCTAGGAGTCACGAAGTTCACGTTTACGGTTACAAGCACTGGAAGGGGCCGAAGGACATGGAGCGAAATGGGGTTTATTATCATGGGCTCGGGAATCGGGAGAAGATCTATGTTTTTGGAAAGCGGAATCCTCTGCCGATGCTACGCCTTGCCGCTCTTCTCCGCAGGCGCATTGATGAGCTCCGGCGATACGATGTCGTTGACGTCCAGAACCTCTTCTATCCCGGTGCCTTTGCGCTGAGGGATCTTTCGAACGCCATCATCACGTGGCACGAGTTCTGGGGGGATTACTGGTTGAGGTACTGGGGCCCTGCGGGAATGGTGGGAAAAGCCGTTGAGAGGACCCTCTTTTCCTTTGATCGACACATTGCGGTCTCTTGGAAGACAAAACTCGACCTTCTGGAAGCTAGCCTGAGAAAACCTATCACAGTAGTACCTAACGGCATTGACGTTGAACTGATAAGGTCAATTCCTCCCGCTGAGCTTGAGTCCGATGTTATATTCGTTGGCAGACTTATTCCTTAA
- a CDS encoding DUF460 domain-containing protein, translated as MPILILGIDIISEHPKRFAVVSWFNGKLERKGEFTLYRLIRFIQSKRPDIVAMDSVTELGDDLRKFLRALPNETKLVQVTGRPGEQRSLWSLAKEHGIRAGDKFDPYEEAKVCALLAARGVGYEVLAFEDEVVIKVTRGRSHGKGGWSQDRYRKRVHNLVRDKVREIEDRLKRADVPFDLEVEEKDYGLAKGEFKVYASREELAGLIRPMRGGDVEVRIYPVERAEMGFAPLKSERAIKERRSIIVGIDPGITVGIAAIDLSGNIVALHSERNMPVGEVFRFISDVGHPVMVATDVNPAPGFVEKIARSFKAQLFVPRESLRVEEKNELLRNLGVSVEDDHQRDALAAAYKAYLRLKPKLDHVEAKLREAGLTKRADEVKALVIQGYNLGEAMQRVTLRERPKREEEKPEEKPSVDLGPYLRRIRELEKRIELLERENEELRGIIREQRKTIGRFERRLVDYDEEVRKKILRERELEAKVKRIERLERELREAKAIIERLSRDLAQVKRMNVIEIRGSAVPLKVMEVLSWRELERLEREIGIRKGDVLFVINPAGAGKAIAESLVEKKIRALITEKPLPLAVVEVLKEAHVPFFTSQELDVKRVDEFAVVERETLEKAIGELLAKWAEEDRERETEKFLRLIEEYRIERVKELMRKAEDESKSH; from the coding sequence ATGCCTATTCTAATCCTCGGAATTGACATAATAAGCGAGCACCCTAAGAGGTTTGCCGTCGTGAGCTGGTTCAACGGCAAACTCGAGAGAAAGGGTGAGTTCACTCTATACCGCTTAATCCGTTTCATCCAGAGCAAGAGGCCGGATATAGTCGCCATGGACAGCGTAACCGAGCTGGGTGATGATCTGAGAAAGTTCCTCCGGGCGCTACCCAATGAGACAAAGCTCGTTCAGGTAACCGGAAGACCTGGCGAGCAGCGCTCCCTCTGGAGCTTGGCTAAAGAGCATGGGATAAGGGCTGGCGATAAGTTCGATCCCTACGAGGAGGCCAAGGTATGCGCCCTCCTCGCTGCCAGGGGAGTTGGTTATGAAGTTCTGGCCTTCGAGGATGAGGTCGTAATCAAGGTAACACGCGGTAGGAGCCATGGGAAAGGTGGCTGGAGCCAGGACCGCTATAGGAAGCGCGTCCACAACCTGGTTAGAGACAAGGTTAGGGAGATAGAGGACAGGCTGAAGAGGGCCGACGTTCCCTTCGATTTAGAAGTTGAAGAAAAGGACTACGGCCTGGCGAAGGGCGAGTTTAAGGTCTACGCGAGCAGGGAAGAGCTGGCTGGCTTAATAAGACCCATGCGCGGCGGCGACGTTGAGGTCAGGATTTACCCAGTCGAGAGGGCCGAGATGGGTTTTGCTCCGCTGAAAAGCGAGAGGGCCATAAAGGAGCGCAGGAGCATAATAGTCGGCATAGATCCGGGAATAACCGTTGGAATAGCGGCTATTGATTTAAGCGGAAACATAGTGGCGCTCCACAGTGAGAGGAACATGCCCGTCGGTGAGGTCTTCCGCTTCATAAGCGACGTCGGTCATCCGGTAATGGTGGCAACCGACGTTAATCCCGCCCCTGGTTTCGTCGAGAAGATAGCCCGTTCCTTCAAGGCCCAGCTCTTCGTCCCGAGGGAGAGCCTCCGCGTGGAGGAGAAAAACGAGCTTTTGAGAAACCTTGGTGTAAGCGTTGAGGACGATCACCAGCGCGACGCCTTGGCTGCAGCCTACAAGGCCTACTTGAGGCTAAAGCCGAAGCTGGATCACGTGGAGGCGAAGCTCCGGGAGGCAGGGCTGACCAAAAGGGCAGATGAGGTCAAGGCCCTTGTGATTCAGGGCTACAACCTCGGCGAGGCCATGCAGCGTGTAACCCTCCGTGAGAGGCCAAAGAGGGAAGAGGAGAAGCCTGAGGAAAAGCCGAGCGTTGATCTTGGGCCATATCTCAGGAGAATCCGTGAGCTTGAGAAGAGGATTGAGCTCCTCGAGAGGGAAAACGAAGAGCTGAGGGGAATCATAAGGGAGCAGAGGAAGACGATAGGAAGGTTTGAGAGGAGGCTCGTGGATTACGACGAGGAGGTCAGGAAGAAGATTCTCCGCGAGAGGGAGCTTGAGGCCAAGGTCAAGCGCATAGAGAGGCTTGAGAGAGAACTTAGAGAGGCGAAGGCGATAATCGAGCGTTTGAGCAGAGATCTGGCTCAAGTTAAGCGGATGAACGTCATTGAGATACGGGGAAGTGCAGTTCCTCTCAAGGTCATGGAGGTTCTCAGCTGGCGCGAGCTTGAGAGGCTTGAGCGGGAGATAGGAATCAGGAAGGGTGACGTCCTCTTCGTGATCAACCCGGCCGGCGCCGGAAAAGCCATAGCGGAGTCTCTAGTCGAAAAGAAAATCCGAGCGCTGATAACTGAGAAGCCCCTGCCTTTAGCCGTTGTCGAGGTTCTCAAGGAGGCTCACGTGCCCTTCTTCACCTCTCAGGAGCTCGACGTCAAGAGGGTTGACGAGTTTGCCGTTGTGGAGAGGGAAACACTGGAGAAGGCCATCGGGGAACTCTTGGCGAAGTGGGCGGAGGAAGACCGCGAGAGGGAAACTGAAAAGTTCCTCCGCCTTATCGAGGAGTACCGCATCGAGCGTGTTAAGGAGCTGATGAGAAAAGCTGAGGACGAGTCTAAATCTCACTGA
- the pcp gene encoding pyroglutamyl-peptidase I gives MKVLITGFEPFGGEKINPSWEAVRRLPDEIAGAELIKRQLPVTFRGVRELLPRLIVETKPDLVILTGQAGGRPNITVERVAINVMDSTMPDNEGFVPEDEPIFERAPDAYFATLPVKSIVKALREAKIPAAVSNTAGTYVCNTAMYTALHTIAVAGMETKAGFIHVPFVYEQALDKPGPSMALETIVRAYEVAIRTSLKD, from the coding sequence ATGAAGGTGCTGATTACTGGTTTCGAGCCCTTCGGTGGGGAGAAGATAAATCCCTCGTGGGAGGCAGTCAGGAGGTTGCCGGACGAGATCGCCGGTGCAGAGCTGATAAAGCGCCAGCTTCCAGTTACTTTCAGGGGCGTTAGAGAGCTCTTGCCGAGGCTCATAGTGGAGACAAAGCCGGATCTGGTCATTCTGACTGGGCAGGCCGGCGGGAGACCGAACATCACAGTGGAGCGTGTTGCCATAAACGTAATGGACTCAACGATGCCCGATAATGAGGGTTTTGTTCCGGAGGACGAGCCGATTTTCGAGAGGGCACCGGATGCATACTTCGCCACCTTGCCGGTAAAATCCATCGTTAAGGCATTGAGGGAAGCAAAGATACCCGCGGCCGTTTCAAACACCGCCGGAACCTACGTCTGCAACACGGCTATGTACACTGCCCTCCATACGATAGCCGTCGCCGGAATGGAAACCAAAGCCGGCTTCATCCATGTTCCTTTCGTCTACGAGCAGGCCCTCGACAAACCTGGGCCCTCAATGGCCTTAGAAACGATAGTGAGGGCCTACGAGGTTGCTATTAGAACCTCGCTGAAGGACTAA
- a CDS encoding site-2 protease family protein, with amino-acid sequence MVSTLIMVIVGIIAFWALVYAAFGRKEEETEEGLAVDLFIAMWRTKKLLGLIDNLAHRWKRFWRIYGDVGIVLGFLGMAYVFYALLRTAMNTIQNGGEQAGVQLVIPGITIPLSYGLIALVVVMVVHELSHGIVARADGLPLKSVGLVLLAVIPGAFVEPDEEALKKASLRSRLRVYGAGSLANIVTALIAVLIINFAITPVLQSSGILVTGVLDDGPAYGVLHQGDVIIAMDGQQIKDMEKFISFMNTTKPGQVVTLTILRDGNKMNVQLKLGAHPENPEKGYIGIYPAPYYVSKVGHNNIIFPLFFTFYWIYALNLGIGLMNLFPLIPLDGGRMLDDIVNAYLPENVAKPVRHFTIGVGLFLLALNLWPALRSLVG; translated from the coding sequence ATGGTCAGCACACTCATTATGGTCATCGTTGGGATAATAGCCTTCTGGGCGCTCGTGTATGCCGCATTTGGCAGGAAAGAGGAGGAAACAGAAGAGGGCCTGGCAGTTGATCTTTTTATTGCAATGTGGCGGACAAAAAAGCTGCTGGGCCTCATCGACAATCTCGCCCATAGATGGAAGCGCTTCTGGAGGATTTATGGAGACGTTGGTATAGTTCTCGGATTCCTTGGTATGGCATATGTCTTCTATGCCCTTCTAAGGACCGCGATGAATACGATACAGAACGGAGGCGAGCAGGCCGGAGTCCAGCTTGTGATACCAGGCATCACAATCCCTCTCTCATATGGCCTGATAGCCCTTGTAGTTGTTATGGTCGTCCACGAGCTGAGCCATGGTATAGTTGCGAGAGCCGACGGATTGCCCCTCAAGTCTGTCGGCCTAGTCCTTCTTGCAGTAATCCCCGGTGCCTTCGTTGAACCCGACGAAGAAGCCCTCAAGAAAGCTTCCTTACGTTCGAGACTGAGAGTCTACGGCGCCGGTTCGCTCGCCAACATAGTGACGGCGCTGATAGCGGTTCTCATAATCAACTTCGCCATAACGCCAGTTCTCCAGTCCTCTGGAATACTCGTGACAGGGGTTCTAGATGACGGCCCAGCCTACGGCGTCCTCCACCAAGGAGACGTAATAATCGCGATGGACGGCCAGCAGATAAAGGACATGGAGAAGTTCATCAGCTTCATGAACACCACCAAGCCCGGCCAAGTCGTAACGCTGACGATACTGAGGGACGGGAATAAGATGAACGTCCAGCTGAAGCTCGGAGCGCATCCAGAGAACCCAGAGAAGGGATACATCGGAATCTACCCAGCCCCATACTACGTCTCAAAGGTAGGACACAACAACATAATCTTTCCGCTGTTCTTCACGTTCTACTGGATATACGCTCTCAACCTCGGAATAGGTTTGATGAACCTTTTCCCATTGATCCCCCTCGATGGCGGCAGAATGCTTGATGACATAGTTAATGCCTACCTGCCGGAGAATGTTGCTAAACCTGTAAGGCATTTCACAATCGGAGTAGGGCTGTTCCTGCTGGCTTTGAACCTGTGGCCAGCTTTGAGGAGCCTTGTTGGATGA
- a CDS encoding glycosyltransferase: MGVKKEIPDVRAIVVGDGPERERLMMMAKALNLKKNVVFTGFLPYERVIALMKASKVFVLPSRREGFGMVVLEAMASGLPVVTLNTPMNAARFLVENGRGGVVVEENKFGRALMSLLVGEALRRKMGKRTKGSRSVADGRGQPTYGWRRLSVPTLRYTKPCSSAF, encoded by the coding sequence GTGGGGGTAAAAAAGGAAATCCCAGACGTTAGGGCCATTGTAGTTGGAGACGGGCCCGAACGTGAGAGATTAATGATGATGGCAAAGGCCCTGAACCTTAAGAAAAACGTGGTCTTTACGGGGTTCCTTCCCTATGAGCGCGTGATAGCCCTTATGAAGGCCTCGAAGGTCTTCGTCCTTCCATCGAGGAGGGAGGGTTTTGGGATGGTTGTTTTGGAGGCCATGGCTTCTGGCCTGCCGGTGGTTACGCTCAATACCCCCATGAATGCCGCGAGGTTTTTGGTAGAGAACGGGAGGGGCGGGGTTGTTGTGGAGGAAAATAAGTTTGGGAGGGCTTTGATGTCCCTTCTTGTTGGAGAGGCTTTAAGACGAAAGATGGGAAAAAGGACAAAGGGGTCTCGGTCAGTTGCGGATGGGAGAGGACAGCCGACTTATGGCTGGCGGAGATTGAGCGTACCCACCCTTAGGTATACAAAACCATGCTCCTCAGCTTTCTGA
- a CDS encoding acyltransferase, with protein sequence MPEEVKKYFVHPLAVVEEGVKIGEGTRIWHFAHIRKGSKIGKNCNIGKDVYIDVDVEIGNNVKIQNGVSVYHGVKVENDVFLGPHMTFTNDLYPRAFNEDWEVVPTLVKKGASIGAHATIVCGVTIGEYAMVGAGAVVTKDVPPFGLVYGNPARLKGFVCYCGRKLGEKIGEGGEHVIFRCSHCGREVKIRREDYELYLKEKDL encoded by the coding sequence ATGCCAGAGGAAGTTAAAAAATATTTCGTTCACCCTCTCGCTGTTGTCGAGGAAGGGGTAAAGATCGGAGAAGGAACGAGGATCTGGCACTTCGCCCATATCAGGAAGGGTTCCAAGATAGGAAAGAACTGCAACATAGGAAAGGACGTTTACATCGACGTGGATGTTGAGATAGGCAACAACGTAAAAATCCAGAATGGAGTAAGCGTTTATCACGGCGTCAAGGTTGAAAACGACGTTTTTCTCGGTCCGCACATGACATTCACCAACGATCTCTACCCGAGAGCATTCAATGAGGACTGGGAGGTAGTCCCCACCCTCGTCAAGAAGGGCGCGAGCATAGGGGCCCACGCCACGATAGTCTGCGGTGTCACCATAGGTGAGTACGCGATGGTGGGAGCTGGGGCAGTCGTTACAAAGGACGTTCCACCCTTCGGACTCGTCTACGGGAATCCCGCTCGTTTGAAGGGCTTCGTCTGCTACTGCGGAAGGAAGCTGGGGGAAAAAATCGGCGAGGGGGGGGAGCACGTGATATTCAGATGCTCCCACTGCGGAAGGGAGGTTAAAATCAGGAGGGAGGATTATGAGCTCTATCTCAAAGAAAAAGATCTGTGA
- a CDS encoding DegT/DnrJ/EryC1/StrS family aminotransferase, whose translation MRNIPIAKPLIGDEEINAVVAVLRSGMLAHGKEVEAFEREFADYLGAKHGIAVANGTAALDVALKALRIGPGDEVITTPFTFIASATSILFQNAKPVFADIDPKTYNLDPNEVLERITDKTKAILVVHLYGQPADIKAFQEIAEDHNLYLIEDCAQAHGAEFNSQKVGTFGHVAAFSFYPTKNMTTGEGGMVVTNDDELAKRAKLIRSHGQAEKYLHVELGYNLRMTNIGGALGRVQLKKLDKWNEIRNENARRLSAGIEKIPGLTPPYVDPRVYHVFHQYVIRVEEDFPLSRDELMAKLRERGVGTAVHYPMPVHWQPLFQKLGYEKDCCPKAIEASKRVLSLPIHPAVSEEDIEYIVKTLEGLSG comes from the coding sequence ATGAGAAATATACCCATTGCCAAGCCCCTGATAGGGGATGAGGAGATAAACGCCGTCGTTGCAGTTTTGAGGAGTGGAATGCTGGCCCACGGAAAGGAGGTCGAAGCCTTCGAGAGGGAGTTTGCCGATTACCTCGGCGCCAAGCACGGAATAGCAGTCGCCAATGGAACCGCTGCATTGGACGTTGCCCTCAAGGCTCTCAGAATAGGACCTGGAGATGAAGTCATAACGACGCCCTTCACCTTCATAGCCTCTGCCACTTCGATCCTCTTCCAGAACGCAAAACCGGTTTTTGCTGATATCGATCCGAAAACCTACAACCTCGATCCAAATGAAGTTCTTGAGAGGATAACGGACAAAACCAAAGCCATCCTCGTCGTCCACCTCTACGGTCAGCCTGCGGACATTAAGGCCTTCCAAGAAATAGCCGAGGATCATAACCTCTACCTCATCGAAGACTGTGCCCAGGCACATGGTGCAGAATTCAACAGCCAGAAGGTTGGAACCTTCGGCCACGTTGCAGCCTTCAGCTTCTACCCAACGAAGAACATGACCACCGGTGAGGGCGGGATGGTTGTTACGAACGACGACGAGCTCGCAAAAAGGGCAAAGCTCATTAGAAGCCACGGGCAGGCCGAGAAGTATCTCCACGTTGAGCTCGGCTACAACCTAAGGATGACAAACATCGGCGGAGCACTCGGTAGGGTTCAGCTCAAGAAGCTCGATAAATGGAACGAAATTAGGAACGAGAACGCAAGAAGGCTTAGTGCTGGTATTGAGAAAATCCCCGGACTTACGCCACCGTACGTCGATCCAAGGGTTTATCACGTTTTCCACCAGTACGTGATCAGGGTTGAAGAGGACTTTCCGCTTAGCAGGGACGAGCTTATGGCAAAACTGAGGGAGAGAGGTGTAGGCACTGCCGTCCACTATCCCATGCCCGTCCACTGGCAGCCTCTCTTCCAGAAGCTCGGCTATGAAAAAGATTGTTGTCCGAAGGCGATAGAGGCAAGTAAGAGAGTCCTCAGCCTGCCAATTCATCCCGCGGTGAGCGAAGAGGACATCGAATACATTGTGAAAACGCTGGAAGGGCTCTCAGGGTGA
- a CDS encoding antitoxin family protein, protein MGRVGVGYRNGVFVLLRKLHIREGTRGIVILTAGRKLVEFARKHRKKVQEDVRAAFLEERR, encoded by the coding sequence TTGGGGAGGGTTGGAGTGGGTTACAGAAACGGCGTGTTCGTGCTGCTGAGGAAACTTCACATTAGGGAAGGAACCAGGGGAATAGTAATTCTAACTGCTGGTAGGAAACTCGTGGAATTCGCCAGAAAGCACAGGAAGAAGGTTCAAGAGGATGTCCGGGCGGCGTTCCTGGAGGAGAGACGATGA
- a CDS encoding TIGR00269 family protein, whose amino-acid sequence MKCSKCNREAVYHARYTGRYYCRKHFNEIVEKKFKETVKKYRLIEKGERVAVGVSGGKDSVVLLHLLAKLQKKFPFELVAVTIDEGIAGYRPPSVEIAKRNAKELGIEHRIYSFKEYIGFTLDETVEIMGSFEKGERVGACSYCGVWRRWLLNYAAKDVEADKLAVGHNLDDEVQMFIMNILRGDIARLGRTGPYYEEIHPELVPRIKPLREIPEKEIILYAVLNHIEVDLSECPYAVEAFRAEIRDWLNEMEEKHPGTKYQILRSYDKLFPLIAKTYTKKTSELNRCKICGQPTTGEICKACQFRLQVEKKDRERGLTFRVG is encoded by the coding sequence ATGAAGTGCTCCAAGTGCAACCGCGAGGCGGTCTATCATGCACGCTACACTGGGAGATACTACTGTAGGAAACACTTCAACGAGATTGTGGAGAAGAAGTTCAAGGAGACCGTTAAGAAGTACAGGCTCATAGAAAAGGGTGAGAGGGTAGCCGTTGGTGTGAGCGGCGGAAAGGACAGCGTCGTTCTGCTCCACCTCCTTGCTAAGCTCCAGAAAAAGTTTCCCTTCGAGCTGGTGGCGGTAACGATAGACGAAGGAATAGCCGGCTACCGTCCACCGAGCGTGGAGATAGCCAAGAGAAACGCCAAAGAGCTCGGCATAGAGCACAGAATCTATTCCTTCAAAGAGTACATAGGCTTCACCCTCGATGAGACCGTTGAGATAATGGGAAGCTTTGAGAAAGGTGAAAGAGTAGGTGCCTGCTCCTACTGCGGCGTCTGGAGAAGATGGCTCCTCAACTACGCGGCCAAAGATGTGGAGGCCGATAAGCTGGCTGTAGGCCACAACCTCGACGATGAGGTTCAGATGTTCATAATGAACATATTGAGGGGAGACATTGCCCGCTTGGGCAGGACCGGGCCTTACTACGAGGAGATTCACCCCGAACTGGTTCCAAGGATAAAGCCCCTCCGCGAGATTCCCGAGAAGGAGATAATACTCTACGCGGTGCTGAACCATATTGAAGTCGATTTGAGCGAGTGCCCCTACGCCGTCGAAGCCTTCCGCGCCGAGATAAGGGACTGGCTTAACGAGATGGAGGAAAAGCATCCGGGAACGAAGTACCAGATTCTCAGGAGCTACGACAAGCTCTTCCCGCTCATAGCGAAGACCTACACGAAGAAGACGAGCGAGCTTAACCGCTGCAAGATATGTGGCCAACCGACGACGGGCGAGATATGCAAGGCCTGCCAGTTCAGGTTACAGGTGGAGAAGAAAGATAGGGAGAGGGGCTTAACCTTTAGGGTGGGATGA
- a CDS encoding nucleotide sugar dehydrogenase translates to MRLIGLNREEIKTAIKEGKVTIAVYGIGKMGLPLAAVFADHGAKVIGVDINEKVVEMINRGENHVKEELGLDELVRRNVEAGRLKATTDGVWAAKQADVMIILVPTLTDERGNLKFGPVYDVAEKISQGLEKGNIVITEATMPPGTTESLAQTLEKSGLKLGEFGLAHAPERTMTGTAIRDITGQYPKVVGASDERTLEAVIGIYETINRKGVIPMSSIKAAEAVKVFEGVYRDVNIALANELAMWCEEYGLDALEVFQAANTQPYCHLHMPGAGVGGHCIPVYPWFVINLAKKTNPRLIKTAREINDSMPHHVVGLAVKALNEIGRPLKGSNILVLGLTFRGGVRGFIKAAAKPIIDELKEWGANVYAYDPLCTPKDAERFGAEWKEDFKNIDAIIITADHREFEDLDLKELAREMRSKVIIDGRNVLDLQKAEEHGFVYLRVGTLNLRQP, encoded by the coding sequence ATGAGGCTAATCGGGTTGAATAGAGAAGAGATTAAGACAGCAATCAAAGAAGGAAAGGTCACCATAGCAGTCTACGGGATAGGGAAGATGGGCCTTCCTCTCGCGGCGGTTTTCGCGGATCACGGTGCCAAGGTTATAGGTGTTGACATCAACGAAAAAGTCGTTGAGATGATAAACAGGGGCGAGAACCATGTAAAGGAAGAGCTCGGCCTTGATGAACTCGTCAGAAGAAACGTTGAAGCTGGAAGGCTGAAGGCAACGACTGACGGAGTTTGGGCCGCAAAGCAGGCTGACGTTATGATAATCCTAGTCCCAACGCTCACCGATGAGAGGGGCAACCTCAAGTTCGGCCCGGTCTATGACGTCGCTGAAAAGATTTCCCAAGGGCTGGAAAAGGGGAACATCGTGATAACCGAAGCAACAATGCCGCCAGGAACCACAGAGAGCTTAGCCCAGACCCTTGAGAAAAGTGGCCTCAAGCTCGGAGAATTTGGCCTTGCTCACGCCCCAGAGAGAACAATGACGGGAACCGCCATCAGAGATATAACCGGCCAGTATCCCAAGGTAGTTGGGGCAAGCGATGAAAGAACCCTTGAGGCCGTCATCGGGATCTACGAGACGATAAACAGGAAGGGCGTTATTCCAATGAGCTCCATAAAGGCGGCCGAGGCAGTCAAGGTCTTTGAAGGAGTATACAGGGATGTTAACATTGCTCTCGCAAACGAACTGGCAATGTGGTGTGAGGAGTACGGTTTAGATGCCCTCGAAGTGTTCCAGGCGGCCAACACCCAACCTTACTGTCACCTCCACATGCCTGGGGCGGGTGTGGGGGGTCACTGTATTCCGGTGTACCCCTGGTTCGTGATAAATCTCGCCAAAAAGACCAACCCTCGCCTGATCAAGACTGCAAGGGAAATAAACGATTCAATGCCCCACCACGTTGTTGGGCTCGCCGTAAAGGCCCTCAATGAAATCGGTAGACCTCTAAAGGGAAGCAACATTCTCGTGCTCGGTCTAACTTTCAGGGGCGGCGTCAGGGGATTCATAAAGGCCGCGGCGAAGCCGATCATTGATGAGCTCAAAGAGTGGGGAGCCAACGTCTACGCCTACGACCCACTCTGCACTCCAAAGGATGCAGAACGCTTTGGGGCAGAATGGAAGGAGGACTTCAAGAATATCGATGCTATTATCATAACCGCTGACCATAGGGAGTTTGAGGACCTTGACCTGAAGGAGCTCGCTAGAGAAATGAGAAGTAAGGTTATAATCGACGGGAGAAACGTCCTAGATCTTCAGAAAGCTGAGGAGCATGGTTTTGTATACCTAAGGGTGGGTACGCTCAATCTCCGCCAGCCATAA
- a CDS encoding UDP-N-acetylglucosamine 3-dehydrogenase, which translates to MLRVGVVGVGMMGQHHARVYSELAKEEKVELVGVADANFERARGIARKFGTIPYADYRELARENLDAVSVAVPTSLHKDVALEFIKGGASVLVEKPIADTIENAKAIIIAAEEMGVTLMVGHIERFNPAVMRLKELISQGELGKLVTISAKRVGPMAARIRDVGIIIDLGVHDIDVISYLFGEPVRTVYARAGNVVHPAGVEDHALITLGFDEGTGIVETNWLTPHKTRTLTVVGTVGIAYLDYIEQNLKLYNSDWVKEAKIRRREPLRNEIEHFLECVEEGKNPIVDGKGGLHALKVALLAQQSARTGEVTEVEV; encoded by the coding sequence ATGCTCCGCGTTGGTGTTGTTGGCGTTGGAATGATGGGCCAGCACCATGCGAGGGTTTACTCGGAGCTGGCCAAAGAGGAAAAAGTCGAGCTCGTTGGGGTTGCTGATGCCAACTTCGAGAGAGCCAGGGGGATAGCGAGGAAGTTTGGCACGATTCCATACGCAGACTATCGGGAGCTCGCAAGGGAAAACCTGGACGCAGTTAGCGTTGCTGTTCCAACTTCTCTCCACAAAGACGTCGCTCTGGAATTTATAAAGGGGGGGGCGAGCGTTCTCGTTGAGAAGCCGATAGCGGACACCATAGAAAACGCCAAAGCAATCATTATTGCTGCGGAGGAGATGGGGGTTACTCTGATGGTGGGCCACATCGAGAGATTCAACCCCGCTGTAATGAGGCTCAAGGAGCTGATATCTCAGGGAGAGCTGGGTAAATTGGTAACGATTAGCGCCAAACGGGTTGGCCCAATGGCGGCCCGTATACGCGACGTCGGGATAATAATAGACCTCGGAGTCCACGACATAGACGTGATAAGCTACCTCTTCGGCGAGCCGGTTAGAACGGTCTATGCGAGGGCCGGGAACGTTGTTCACCCAGCGGGAGTTGAAGACCACGCCCTAATAACGCTCGGCTTTGACGAGGGCACCGGAATAGTGGAAACCAACTGGCTCACACCTCACAAAACCAGAACGCTCACTGTCGTCGGAACAGTGGGGATAGCGTACCTCGACTACATTGAGCAGAACCTCAAGCTCTACAATAGCGACTGGGTCAAGGAGGCTAAGATACGGAGGAGGGAGCCTCTTAGAAACGAAATCGAACACTTTCTCGAGTGTGTGGAAGAAGGGAAAAATCCGATAGTTGACGGGAAAGGTGGCCTCCATGCCCTCAAGGTAGCACTCCTCGCCCAGCAGAGCGCCAGAACTGGGGAAGTTACGGAGGTGGAGGTATGA